In Synechococcus sp. A18-25c, a single window of DNA contains:
- a CDS encoding DUF1824 family protein has product MSRSPVQCLKDLERLRSAPDLSAEVVSKLRGELGEVLAGTSWCTVGVMAQSAEQALQTLRSLETALAWSALEVVEGTDQNGPVFLKANQQMGTVRVRIEHGLGEGILITGHHNDEGQISSTWGPLPLNFFEASTQAKPISTL; this is encoded by the coding sequence ATGAGCCGTTCACCGGTGCAATGCCTCAAAGATCTTGAGCGGCTGCGATCGGCCCCCGACCTCAGTGCTGAGGTTGTGTCCAAGCTTCGTGGGGAACTGGGTGAGGTCCTCGCTGGCACCAGTTGGTGCACCGTCGGCGTGATGGCCCAATCAGCAGAACAGGCGCTTCAGACGCTTCGATCTCTCGAAACAGCGTTGGCATGGTCTGCCTTAGAAGTTGTAGAGGGAACGGATCAGAACGGTCCGGTGTTTCTCAAAGCCAACCAACAGATGGGCACGGTCAGGGTGCGCATCGAGCATGGACTGGGCGAGGGAATTCTGATCACCGGTCATCACAACGATGAGGGCCAGATCAGCAGCACCTGGGGGCCGCTGCCACTGAATTTCTTCGAAGCCTCGACGCAAGCCAAGCCGATATCCACTCTCTGA
- the thrB gene encoding homoserine kinase — protein sequence MSQPRIGQTVVVDVPATTANIGPGFDCLGAALDLNNRFTMRRIEGNGERFELIIEGQEGSHLRGGAENLVYRAAQRVWKAAGEEPVALEARVRLAVPPARGLGSSATAIVAGLVGANALVGEPLSREKLLELAIDIEGHPDNVVPSLLGGLCMTAKAASQRWRVVRCEWMNSVKAVVAIPAIRLSTSEARRAMPKSIPVSDAVVNLGALTLLLQGLRTGNGDLISDGMHDRLHEPYRWRLIKGGQAVREAAMAAGAWGCAISGAGPSILALCSEEKGVAISQAMVRAWESVGVASRAPLLSLQTAGSHWQPKDNG from the coding sequence ATGTCGCAGCCGCGTATAGGTCAAACCGTGGTTGTGGATGTTCCAGCCACTACAGCCAACATTGGACCAGGCTTCGATTGCCTTGGTGCAGCACTGGATCTCAACAACCGGTTCACGATGCGTCGCATCGAAGGCAACGGTGAACGATTCGAACTGATTATCGAAGGCCAGGAGGGCTCCCATCTCCGCGGTGGCGCAGAAAACCTGGTGTACCGAGCAGCGCAACGGGTATGGAAAGCGGCAGGTGAAGAACCCGTGGCGCTCGAAGCTCGCGTCAGGCTTGCCGTACCTCCCGCACGCGGTCTCGGCAGCAGCGCCACAGCCATCGTGGCCGGACTGGTTGGTGCCAATGCTCTGGTCGGCGAACCCCTGAGTCGGGAAAAGCTGCTGGAACTGGCCATCGACATCGAAGGACATCCCGACAACGTGGTGCCGTCGCTGCTGGGCGGTCTTTGCATGACGGCCAAAGCCGCTTCACAGCGCTGGCGGGTGGTTCGCTGCGAGTGGATGAACAGCGTGAAGGCCGTCGTGGCGATTCCGGCGATCCGCCTCAGCACCAGTGAAGCCCGGCGTGCCATGCCCAAATCCATTCCTGTGAGCGATGCCGTGGTGAATCTCGGTGCGCTCACACTGCTGCTTCAGGGCCTGCGCACTGGCAATGGAGACCTGATCTCCGATGGCATGCACGACAGACTTCACGAGCCATACCGCTGGCGCTTGATCAAGGGTGGCCAGGCAGTGCGCGAAGCCGCGATGGCCGCAGGCGCATGGGGCTGCGCCATCAGCGGCGCTGGACCCAGCATTCTGGCGTTGTGCTCCGAAGAGAAAGGGGTTGCCATCAGCCAGGCCATGGTGCGGGCATGGGAGTCCGTTGGCGTCGCCAGTCGCGCTCCCCTGCTCAGCCTGCAAACGGCAGGCAGCCACTGGCAGCCAAAGGACAATGGCTGA
- a CDS encoding ArgR family transcriptional regulator, translated as MADDPLRLSPEWGHRVEDGTDLAPLLAFDQALELSSLRRGINRDAFLKDLLSDLHHQQLIPLLLMLPRRWKLRQANLPDHLRTIGGLLETGLISPLLLATLADDLQHLLPTSPKRQQRRAIDRWSERQVALNDHRTVPLPESLDELETIVATDLAGPVETSKPSGTLTKISALGNTLCWRNEGLSSLQSERARQRNRVMAQVLNALGSNRLPSMPGGSTPFQFCGISSGRALLQQLRARGWQCRGRIRASVASFGLGASTHNSDHWQQVPLAVPYRTGLLDADGEEIRALLPHCSLEMELKPPSPEADTVLLQYYQGTEGLNGWAALNDQHRPWQNDRNNGTVAYPTGELHDQSLEEALDLCELMGAVHNSEAQLSDLHGGGYGALGFCIDSTALVELAITGTTSLFPLTLGDLWRQRLLHQLQQLLDAGLQAPEHCVGRYRNSLEQLPQDLFHSNASRSDAQRRLRLSQPRHSPFALVRALNGETSRMT; from the coding sequence ATGGCAGATGACCCGCTCAGGCTCAGCCCCGAATGGGGCCATCGCGTCGAGGACGGAACAGATCTTGCACCTCTACTGGCCTTCGACCAGGCGCTCGAGCTAAGCAGCTTGCGCCGCGGCATCAATCGTGATGCCTTCCTCAAGGACCTTCTCAGCGATCTCCACCATCAACAGTTGATCCCCTTGCTGCTAATGCTTCCGCGTCGTTGGAAGCTGCGGCAGGCCAACTTGCCAGACCATTTGCGCACGATCGGCGGGCTGCTGGAAACAGGCCTGATCAGTCCCTTGCTTCTCGCCACGCTGGCGGATGACCTGCAACATCTGCTGCCCACATCACCAAAGCGCCAACAACGTCGCGCCATCGATCGATGGAGTGAGCGACAGGTGGCACTCAACGACCACCGCACCGTGCCGCTGCCCGAAAGCCTGGACGAGCTCGAAACAATCGTGGCAACGGATCTCGCGGGACCGGTGGAGACATCAAAACCCAGCGGCACTCTCACCAAGATCAGTGCCCTCGGGAACACGCTCTGCTGGCGCAACGAAGGGCTTTCCTCGCTCCAATCCGAGCGTGCGAGGCAGCGCAACCGGGTGATGGCCCAGGTGCTGAACGCTCTTGGCAGCAACCGATTGCCATCGATGCCCGGCGGATCCACACCCTTTCAGTTTTGCGGAATAAGCAGTGGACGCGCCCTGCTCCAACAACTTCGAGCCCGTGGATGGCAGTGCCGCGGCCGAATCCGAGCCAGCGTGGCCAGCTTCGGGCTCGGTGCCAGCACGCACAACAGTGATCATTGGCAGCAGGTTCCTTTGGCCGTGCCCTATCGGACCGGACTTCTTGATGCGGATGGGGAGGAGATCAGAGCACTTCTCCCCCACTGCTCTCTGGAAATGGAGCTAAAGCCTCCGAGCCCGGAGGCTGACACCGTGCTGTTGCAGTACTACCAGGGGACTGAGGGACTCAATGGCTGGGCCGCGCTGAATGATCAACATCGCCCTTGGCAGAACGATCGGAACAACGGCACCGTGGCCTATCCAACGGGTGAACTGCACGACCAATCACTGGAAGAGGCCCTCGATCTCTGCGAACTCATGGGAGCCGTGCACAACAGCGAAGCTCAGTTGAGTGATCTTCATGGGGGGGGCTACGGAGCACTGGGCTTCTGCATTGACTCCACCGCTTTGGTGGAACTGGCCATCACCGGAACCACCAGCTTGTTTCCTCTCACCCTCGGCGACCTCTGGCGGCAGCGACTGCTGCACCAGCTCCAGCAGCTGCTTGATGCAGGCCTTCAGGCACCAGAGCATTGCGTGGGTCGCTACCGCAACAGCCTCGAGCAGCTGCCCCAAGATCTCTTCCACTCCAACGCCTCACGCTCCGATGCACAGCGCAGGCTGCGGCTCAGCCAGCCCCGCCACAGTCCATTCGCACTCGTGCGAGCCCTCAATGGGGAGACGTCGAGGATGACGTGA
- a CDS encoding NAD(P)H-quinone oxidoreductase subunit 4, with protein MDANLPLTAASDSGFPWLSLIVLLPVAAALVMPLLPGDDEKPSPIPRNLAFGVLLADLGLMLGVFSQHFDPLSSELQLVERVSWLPAIGLEWSLGADGLSAPLVVLSGLVTLLSVAASWNIERKSRLYFGLLLVQASAQGLVFLSQDFLLFFLAWELELVPVYLLIAIWGGKNRQYAATKFILYTALASLLILISGLALALSGDSFTLNLTELAQRSPGGTFGLLCYLGFLVGFGVKLPMFPLHTWLPDAHGEANAPVSMLLAGVLLKMGGYALLRFNVQMLPEAHMVLAPALIILGIVNIVYGALNAFAQDNVKRRIACSSVSHMGFVLLGIGAVDALGLSGAMLQMVSHGLIAAAMFFTTGVFYERTKTLSIPNMGGLAKALPITFAFFLASSLASLALPGMSGFISEITVFLGVTSQESFTTFFRVTTIVLAAIGLVLTPIYLLSMSRRVFFGPRIPALAFVKDMRPRELVIGLTLLVPTLVIGIWPRVAMDLYEASTDALASDLASHTVVAVRALLPLG; from the coding sequence ATGGACGCCAACTTGCCGCTGACGGCTGCGTCCGACTCCGGGTTTCCCTGGCTTTCTCTGATCGTGCTGCTACCGGTCGCAGCGGCTTTGGTCATGCCGCTGTTGCCCGGTGACGATGAGAAGCCCTCGCCGATCCCACGCAACCTCGCCTTTGGCGTTTTGCTCGCAGATCTTGGCCTGATGCTGGGGGTGTTCAGCCAGCACTTTGATCCACTCAGCAGCGAACTTCAGCTGGTGGAACGGGTCAGCTGGCTGCCTGCTATCGGTCTGGAGTGGTCGTTGGGAGCCGATGGGCTGTCCGCCCCTCTCGTTGTTCTCAGTGGACTGGTGACACTGCTCTCCGTGGCCGCCAGCTGGAACATCGAGCGCAAATCAAGGCTGTATTTCGGCCTACTGCTGGTGCAAGCATCAGCCCAGGGTCTGGTGTTCCTCTCTCAGGATTTTCTGCTCTTCTTCCTGGCCTGGGAACTTGAGCTGGTGCCGGTGTATCTGCTCATTGCTATTTGGGGAGGCAAAAACCGCCAGTACGCAGCGACCAAATTCATTCTCTACACCGCCCTGGCTTCTCTACTGATCTTGATCAGTGGCCTGGCATTGGCCCTCTCAGGCGACAGTTTCACCCTGAACCTGACGGAACTGGCCCAGCGGTCACCAGGCGGAACGTTCGGTTTGCTGTGTTACCTGGGCTTCCTCGTGGGCTTTGGCGTGAAGCTGCCGATGTTCCCGCTTCACACCTGGCTGCCCGATGCCCATGGTGAAGCCAATGCGCCCGTGTCGATGTTGCTCGCGGGTGTGCTGTTGAAGATGGGCGGCTACGCGCTGCTCCGCTTCAACGTGCAGATGCTGCCCGAAGCACACATGGTCTTGGCACCGGCTCTGATCATCCTGGGCATCGTGAACATCGTCTACGGCGCCCTGAATGCCTTCGCTCAAGACAACGTCAAGCGCCGAATCGCTTGTAGCTCTGTCAGCCACATGGGCTTCGTGCTTCTGGGGATCGGAGCCGTGGATGCGCTCGGTCTTAGCGGCGCCATGCTCCAAATGGTCAGTCACGGTCTGATCGCAGCCGCGATGTTCTTCACCACAGGCGTGTTCTACGAACGCACCAAAACCCTGTCGATCCCCAACATGGGCGGCTTAGCCAAAGCCCTCCCGATCACTTTTGCCTTCTTCCTTGCGAGCTCTCTGGCCTCGCTGGCACTGCCCGGCATGAGTGGCTTCATCAGCGAGATCACCGTGTTCCTTGGTGTCACTAGTCAGGAAAGCTTCACCACCTTCTTCAGGGTGACCACCATCGTTCTCGCGGCGATTGGCCTCGTGCTCACACCGATCTATCTGCTCTCAATGAGCCGTCGCGTGTTTTTCGGTCCCAGGATTCCGGCGCTTGCCTTCGTGAAGGACATGCGCCCCCGTGAATTGGTCATCGGTCTGACCCTTCTCGTCCCCACCCTGGTGATTGGCATCTGGCCCCGGGTGGCCATGGACCTTTATGAAGCCTCAACCGATGCCCTCGCATCGGATCTGGCCAGCCACACGGTTGTGGCTGTGCGTGCCCTTCTTCCCCTCGGCTGA
- a CDS encoding triacylglycerol lipase, with product MTSSVPSATRRPLVLVHGLWDTPRLFRRLERQLEAHHIPLLVPHLPHRLGAVPLCNLAEQLDGHIRRQFGEEQTIDLLGFSMGGVISRIWLQQLGGAHRTHRFISVGSPQRGTVTAQWIPPWLFAGLADMKRGSPLLRRLNDDVASLRQVDCLSYFCRWDLMVVPGWQAHLPVGAVHSIPVLTHQQLVSDSRALDRLEQALLRD from the coding sequence ATGACCTCCTCGGTGCCGTCAGCCACTAGGCGTCCGTTGGTTCTTGTGCATGGGCTGTGGGATACCCCGCGGCTGTTCCGCCGTTTGGAGCGGCAGCTCGAAGCCCATCACATTCCATTGTTGGTGCCGCACCTGCCCCATCGCCTTGGCGCGGTGCCCTTGTGCAACCTGGCGGAACAGCTTGATGGGCACATTCGTCGTCAATTCGGCGAGGAGCAGACCATTGACCTGTTGGGCTTTTCAATGGGTGGTGTCATCTCCAGAATTTGGCTTCAGCAGCTGGGTGGTGCCCATCGCACCCATCGCTTCATCAGCGTCGGTAGTCCGCAGCGCGGCACAGTCACAGCGCAATGGATCCCTCCCTGGCTGTTTGCCGGGCTGGCTGACATGAAGCGGGGCAGTCCCTTGCTGCGGCGGCTGAATGACGATGTCGCCTCGCTCCGCCAGGTCGACTGTCTCAGCTATTTCTGTCGCTGGGACCTCATGGTGGTGCCGGGCTGGCAAGCTCATCTGCCGGTGGGGGCCGTGCACAGTATTCCTGTGCTGACGCACCAACAGCTGGTCAGTGATTCGCGTGCGCTTGATCGTTTAGAGCAAGCACTTCTGCGTGACTGA
- a CDS encoding glucokinase has product MAAKTYLAGDLGGTKTFLALYRDVEGQLEQAHSHRYVSAEWRDLESMLSHFLKEAPEDLSKPDTSCIAVAGPVRHGSAQLTNLSWTMSQESLQAATGLQRLELVNDFAVLIHGLPHFNEQQQVVLQVGHGRMNPAPAGDDNGAVAILGAGTGLGMARGLPAPGGWLALPSEGGHREFAPRTSDEWALAQWLRKDLNLERLSIERIVSGTGLGHVMHWLLQQDQAAGHPLTDHAHAWRHIPADQAGYEDLPAHTGKAAAAGDPIASAALRIWLGAYGSAAGDLALHELSVGGLWIGGGTAEKNLDGLQSEQFLEPLRAKGRFRPLIESMTIRAVIDPEAGLFSAACRARDLAESGGTLA; this is encoded by the coding sequence ATGGCAGCCAAGACCTATCTGGCCGGAGATCTTGGAGGCACGAAAACCTTCCTAGCTCTCTACCGAGACGTGGAGGGGCAGCTCGAGCAAGCCCACAGTCATCGCTACGTCTCAGCGGAATGGCGTGATCTGGAGTCGATGCTCTCTCACTTCCTCAAGGAGGCTCCAGAGGATCTCTCCAAGCCCGACACCAGCTGCATTGCAGTGGCAGGGCCCGTGCGTCACGGCTCGGCACAGCTCACCAACCTGTCTTGGACGATGAGTCAGGAGTCGCTGCAGGCCGCCACCGGCCTGCAGCGACTTGAACTAGTGAACGATTTTGCCGTTCTCATCCATGGATTACCGCACTTCAATGAACAACAGCAGGTAGTGCTGCAGGTTGGTCATGGGCGGATGAATCCAGCTCCTGCGGGCGACGACAACGGTGCCGTTGCGATCCTTGGTGCTGGCACAGGCCTCGGGATGGCCCGGGGCCTACCTGCACCGGGTGGCTGGCTTGCACTGCCCAGCGAAGGCGGCCACCGGGAGTTCGCCCCGAGAACCAGCGATGAATGGGCTCTGGCGCAATGGCTGCGCAAAGACCTGAATCTTGAGCGCCTCTCGATTGAGCGGATCGTGAGTGGCACCGGCCTCGGCCATGTCATGCACTGGCTACTGCAGCAAGATCAGGCGGCTGGTCATCCTTTGACAGATCACGCCCACGCCTGGCGCCACATCCCCGCCGATCAAGCCGGTTACGAAGATCTGCCGGCGCACACCGGCAAGGCGGCTGCGGCGGGTGATCCCATCGCCTCGGCAGCGCTGCGCATCTGGTTGGGTGCCTATGGATCAGCGGCCGGTGATCTGGCACTGCATGAGCTCAGCGTCGGTGGGCTTTGGATTGGGGGTGGAACCGCTGAAAAAAACCTGGACGGGCTGCAATCCGAACAGTTCCTGGAACCGCTGAGAGCCAAAGGTCGCTTTCGCCCCTTGATCGAGTCCATGACCATCCGCGCGGTGATTGATCCAGAGGCCGGACTGTTTAGTGCCGCCTGCCGGGCGCGTGATCTTGCGGAGTCGGGTGGGACACTGGCCTGA
- a CDS encoding DUF6629 family protein: MCFSASASFTASAVLMPLGLYSNHLASRHERPDYKPLALVPFFFGVQQFVEGLEWTAIDNGGLEPLGTIAAKGFLFFAYCFWMIWIPWSAWSISRSTDSKGLQRRLKWVAIVATVLGIGFYIPVLFQADLVQPAIESGRIHYQVDTAWHNFVNTEPVGQLAYWGFIVLPLVALSDRAVKLFGVLIFVSIFLTWLTYSIAFNSVWCFYCAVLSIMVIWIVNRPHLRQA, encoded by the coding sequence ATGTGTTTTTCGGCCTCGGCAAGTTTCACAGCATCAGCTGTGCTGATGCCTCTCGGGTTGTATTCAAACCATCTGGCCAGTCGCCATGAGCGGCCGGATTACAAACCATTGGCCTTGGTGCCCTTTTTCTTTGGTGTGCAGCAGTTTGTCGAAGGATTGGAGTGGACGGCCATTGATAACGGTGGATTGGAGCCTCTTGGAACCATTGCTGCGAAGGGCTTTTTGTTCTTCGCCTATTGCTTCTGGATGATCTGGATTCCATGGAGTGCCTGGTCGATCAGTCGAAGTACCGACTCCAAAGGACTGCAACGGCGGCTCAAATGGGTGGCGATTGTGGCCACGGTGCTAGGGATCGGGTTTTACATCCCCGTGCTGTTTCAGGCCGATCTTGTGCAACCCGCCATCGAATCCGGTCGCATTCACTATCAAGTGGATACCGCTTGGCACAACTTTGTGAACACCGAACCCGTCGGGCAACTCGCGTACTGGGGGTTCATTGTGCTGCCACTGGTTGCATTGAGTGACCGCGCGGTCAAGTTGTTCGGCGTCCTTATCTTTGTGTCGATTTTTCTCACCTGGCTTACCTACAGCATCGCCTTCAATTCCGTGTGGTGTTTTTACTGCGCCGTGCTGTCGATCATGGTGATCTGGATTGTGAATCGTCCCCATCTCCGTCAGGCCTGA
- a CDS encoding M3 family metallopeptidase, with protein sequence MSTSELLRGEGLPRFDAIDADQVDREIPTLLSTLSEELESLESTLEQRLNDPAPLTWDALMSPLHTLGERLNWSWGVVSHLTSVRNTPELREAHARQQPEVVRFSNRVGQSQIIHKALSRLLSDPAQPLDATQKRILDAELLSMQHRGVGLEGEEQAAFNRTSERLAALSTNFSNHVLDATQKWNLVIHERDQLRGVPERALDILAAAAAEAGDTAADGSASSAAHGPWRLGLDMPRYLPVITHAQDRELRETLYKAHVSRASTGDLDNAPLIEEILQLRREQAVRLGYSNWAELSLASKMADDVPAVETLLEELRSSAMPVAQKELTELRACAANRGAAEADDLAPWDVSHWAEQLRRERFDLDQEALRPWFPLPRVLDGLFGLCERLFGIRIEAADGEAPVWHEDVRFFRVLDRDNAPLAAFYLDPFSRPASKRGGAWMNECLSRSRDRNGAPVLPVAYLICNQTPPAGDTPSLMSFEEVETLFHEFGHGLQHMLTTVDHPQAAGINNVEWDAVELPSQFMENWCLDRSTLMGMARHWQTDEPLPEADYRKLCSSRTFMQGNGTLRQVHFALTDLRLHSQWSPDLGLSPDGFRRQIADSTTVLAPVAEDHFLCAFGHIFAGGYAAGYYSYKWAEVLSADAFAAFEEVGLEQDDAIAATGERFRNTILSLGGSLKPAEVYRQFRGRDATSEALIRHTGLAQATA encoded by the coding sequence ATGAGCACCTCGGAACTGCTGCGGGGCGAAGGCCTACCCCGCTTCGACGCCATCGATGCGGACCAGGTCGACCGAGAGATCCCAACGCTCCTGTCCACACTCAGTGAGGAACTGGAGTCGCTGGAGTCAACCCTCGAACAGCGCCTGAACGACCCGGCGCCGCTGACCTGGGACGCCTTGATGTCGCCTCTGCACACCTTGGGCGAGCGGCTGAACTGGAGCTGGGGTGTCGTCAGTCATCTCACCTCCGTGCGCAACACCCCGGAATTGCGCGAAGCCCATGCGCGCCAGCAACCGGAAGTGGTTCGTTTCAGCAACCGCGTAGGTCAAAGCCAGATCATTCACAAAGCCCTCAGTCGCCTGCTCTCGGATCCCGCCCAACCGCTGGATGCCACACAGAAGCGCATCCTGGATGCGGAACTGCTCTCCATGCAGCATCGAGGCGTTGGTCTTGAGGGTGAGGAGCAAGCAGCCTTCAACCGCACCAGCGAGCGGCTCGCCGCTCTCTCCACCAACTTCAGCAATCACGTGCTGGATGCAACGCAGAAGTGGAACCTGGTGATTCACGAGCGCGATCAGCTGCGTGGCGTCCCCGAGCGCGCCCTCGACATCCTGGCGGCAGCCGCGGCTGAAGCCGGCGACACCGCGGCCGATGGATCCGCCTCCTCCGCGGCGCATGGCCCCTGGCGTCTGGGTCTGGACATGCCCCGATACTTGCCGGTAATCACCCACGCGCAGGACCGTGAACTGCGCGAAACGCTCTACAAAGCCCATGTGAGTCGAGCCAGCACCGGCGATCTCGACAACGCTCCCCTCATCGAGGAGATCCTGCAACTGCGACGCGAGCAGGCTGTGCGTCTTGGTTACAGCAACTGGGCTGAACTGAGCTTGGCCTCGAAGATGGCTGACGACGTTCCAGCCGTGGAAACACTGCTGGAGGAGCTGCGCAGCTCAGCGATGCCAGTCGCTCAGAAAGAACTCACCGAGTTGCGAGCCTGTGCTGCCAACCGAGGCGCTGCCGAAGCGGACGACCTCGCTCCTTGGGATGTCAGCCACTGGGCCGAACAGCTGCGGCGGGAGCGCTTCGACCTCGATCAGGAGGCCCTCCGGCCCTGGTTTCCGCTTCCCCGCGTGCTCGACGGTCTGTTTGGACTGTGCGAACGCCTGTTCGGGATTCGCATCGAGGCCGCCGATGGTGAAGCCCCCGTCTGGCATGAAGACGTGCGCTTTTTCCGGGTGTTGGATCGGGACAATGCGCCCCTCGCCGCGTTTTACCTCGACCCCTTCAGCCGTCCCGCCAGCAAACGTGGCGGGGCCTGGATGAATGAATGCCTCAGTCGCAGCCGTGACCGCAACGGCGCGCCCGTCCTTCCGGTCGCTTACCTGATTTGCAATCAGACGCCCCCAGCTGGCGACACCCCCAGCCTGATGAGCTTCGAAGAAGTGGAAACCCTCTTCCATGAATTCGGTCATGGGCTCCAACACATGCTCACCACCGTCGACCATCCCCAGGCCGCAGGCATCAACAACGTCGAATGGGATGCGGTGGAGCTTCCCAGCCAGTTCATGGAGAACTGGTGCCTTGACCGCAGCACCCTCATGGGCATGGCGCGCCACTGGCAGACCGATGAACCACTCCCCGAAGCGGATTACCGCAAACTCTGCAGTAGCCGCACTTTCATGCAAGGGAATGGCACCCTGCGGCAAGTGCACTTCGCCCTGACTGACCTGCGACTTCACAGTCAGTGGAGTCCCGATCTTGGCTTGAGCCCAGATGGCTTCCGTCGTCAGATCGCCGACTCCACCACAGTGCTGGCTCCGGTTGCTGAGGATCATTTCCTCTGCGCCTTTGGCCACATCTTTGCCGGGGGATATGCCGCTGGCTATTACTCCTACAAGTGGGCGGAAGTGCTCAGCGCCGATGCTTTCGCCGCCTTCGAAGAGGTGGGTCTTGAACAAGACGATGCAATCGCCGCCACAGGCGAACGGTTCCGCAACACGATCCTCAGCCTGGGCGGCAGTCTCAAACCCGCCGAGGTGTACCGCCAATTCCGCGGACGCGACGCCACCAGTGAAGCCCTCATTCGTCACACCGGCCTGGCTCAAGCCACGGCCTGA
- a CDS encoding alpha/beta hydrolase: MTASSSTSSATVQSSAVQHQRRRLRHGRRWLVVALVCVAMLGLLGLTAVRRDASSLLAPESLLELLTWFGSVVVIVTALVGVYSVMVDFVFWEGWMHGLPDPSRLFAAEDGAQGGHRHYLVYLDGIHQSEESHPPRVSEFLGCLDDAIPADTLLVKGIEAYTITNAGLRSTTLGGWFWQRLFAFQEQHPNGLIRFICAFCVQANNVIKVGISSDRRYGPVMNYELALKIARRLESVGFQPSSAARIVLVGYSGGGEMAIGTAEILQQLCRVPVQVITVCGVFSGNGALETIRDVAMVVGSRDPVAALGRIAYPGRLSLLLLSNWNRWQRKNPLHRYPIEGMSHNGASGPFSVAYRGEVVKAICRELERSDLTSSSTSPH, from the coding sequence ATGACTGCTTCGTCCTCCACGTCGTCCGCGACGGTTCAATCGTCTGCAGTGCAGCACCAGCGAAGGCGCCTCCGTCATGGTCGTCGCTGGCTGGTGGTGGCGTTGGTGTGTGTGGCGATGCTCGGCTTGCTCGGGTTGACGGCCGTACGTCGGGATGCGTCCTCCCTGCTGGCACCGGAATCACTGCTTGAACTGCTGACCTGGTTCGGTTCGGTTGTGGTGATCGTGACCGCCCTTGTTGGTGTGTATTCGGTGATGGTGGATTTCGTGTTTTGGGAAGGCTGGATGCATGGTCTTCCCGATCCCAGTCGCTTGTTTGCCGCAGAGGATGGGGCGCAAGGTGGCCATCGTCATTACCTGGTGTATCTCGATGGCATTCATCAGAGTGAAGAAAGTCATCCTCCGCGCGTGAGCGAATTTCTGGGATGTCTGGATGACGCCATCCCCGCCGACACGCTTCTGGTGAAAGGCATTGAGGCCTACACCATCACCAATGCAGGACTGCGCTCGACAACCCTTGGGGGTTGGTTCTGGCAGCGTCTCTTTGCTTTTCAGGAACAGCATCCCAATGGTTTGATCCGCTTCATCTGCGCTTTCTGTGTTCAGGCCAACAATGTGATCAAGGTCGGCATCTCGTCGGATCGTCGTTACGGTCCCGTGATGAATTACGAGCTCGCGTTGAAGATCGCGCGCCGTCTGGAATCGGTGGGATTTCAGCCCAGCAGCGCCGCTCGCATCGTTCTCGTGGGGTACAGCGGGGGTGGTGAGATGGCCATCGGTACGGCGGAGATTCTTCAGCAGCTTTGCCGCGTGCCCGTGCAAGTGATCACCGTTTGTGGAGTGTTCAGTGGAAACGGCGCTCTGGAAACAATCCGGGATGTGGCCATGGTGGTGGGTAGTCGGGATCCCGTGGCGGCGCTGGGTCGGATCGCGTACCCCGGCCGCCTGTCGCTGCTTCTACTTTCCAACTGGAATCGTTGGCAGCGGAAGAATCCTTTGCATCGCTATCCGATTGAAGGGATGAGTCACAACGGGGCCTCAGGACCCTTTTCGGTGGCTTACCGCGGTGAAGTGGTGAAAGCCATCTGCCGGGAACTGGAGCGATCAGACCTCACGTCATCCTCGACGTCTCCCCATTGA